In one Streptomyces sp. NBC_01241 genomic region, the following are encoded:
- a CDS encoding DEAD/DEAH box helicase — translation MTTAEHRLDESAVRLLRCAAVFLPASLPRDGRVAFWDPDGGPLPEQATSADREGAAPGAVVAEITVVRRHGQQDGVRRRAVPAVLLPLCEAVPLLARARYQQSAHPATRCWGAAALQSLNLVARGRLLPGLTGDDHDAWRAGPRDAEDIAHLRAIAAAMPAEGYAVPLPDRAPLQVPDPEWLLGTFLDAVADTLPRTPAAAYAMGAPFAAREAQHLPEARDWAVEVAAGLDAGVRVSLRLDLSAYELFDTADTYAVHHEMDGDGHGHDADNGRNGIDDDASAATAADIRPGAARHAAAAITQVHSLADPTYVVDAAALWHGGAGEPFGPRARIDAVLALRRAARVWTPLERLLDQPAPDVLALDEDELYELLGDAGARLAAAGVSVHWPRELARSLTAAAVVRPAPGSATDGTSFFDAEQLFSFNWQLSLGDERLTEAEMDVLAEAHRPVVRLRDQWVVVDPALVRKARKRELGLLGPVDALAVALTGRAEVDGEQVEAVPVGALAALRTRITADDTTIAPPPGLDATLRDYQLRGLAWLDRMTSLGLGGCLADDMGLGKTITLIALHLHRAHPAPTLVICPASLLGNWHREINRFAPGVPVRRFHGTGRTLADPDGGFVLTTYGTMRSSAAQLADHSWGLIVADEAQHVKNPHSSTAKALRTIPAPARVALTGTPVENNLSELWALLDWTTPGLLGPLKAFRARHARIVENTGTAAGLANDEAVERLSRLVRPFLLRRKKSDPGIAPELPPKTETDHPVFLTREQATLYEAAVRETMAFIEASEGIARRGLIMKLLASLKQICNHPAQYLKEEPTRLTGRSGKLALLDELLDTILAEDGSVLIFTQYVTMARLLSAHLASRAVPSQLLHGGTPIAERERMVDRFQSGEVPVFLLSLKAAGTGLNLTRAAHVIHYDRWWNPAVEEQATDRAYRIGQTQPVQVHRLIAEGTVEDRIDELLRTKRVLADTVLGTGETALTELSDRDLADLVSLRRPPS, via the coding sequence ATGACCACGGCAGAACACCGGCTGGACGAGTCCGCCGTCCGCCTTCTGAGATGTGCTGCGGTCTTCCTTCCGGCATCGCTGCCGAGGGACGGGCGCGTCGCCTTCTGGGATCCCGATGGCGGTCCCCTCCCGGAACAGGCCACTTCCGCGGATCGTGAGGGTGCGGCGCCCGGTGCGGTCGTCGCGGAGATCACCGTCGTCCGTCGGCACGGACAGCAGGACGGCGTGCGACGGCGTGCGGTGCCCGCGGTCCTGCTGCCCCTGTGCGAGGCCGTGCCGCTGCTGGCCCGCGCCCGGTACCAGCAGTCCGCCCACCCCGCGACCCGCTGCTGGGGCGCCGCCGCGCTCCAGTCACTCAACCTGGTGGCGCGCGGCAGACTGCTTCCCGGCCTGACAGGCGACGATCACGACGCCTGGCGGGCCGGACCGCGCGATGCCGAGGACATCGCCCACCTCCGTGCGATCGCCGCCGCCATGCCGGCCGAGGGGTACGCGGTCCCGCTCCCGGACCGCGCACCGCTCCAGGTCCCCGACCCGGAGTGGCTGCTCGGGACGTTCCTCGACGCGGTGGCCGACACCCTGCCCCGTACGCCCGCCGCCGCATACGCGATGGGGGCACCTTTCGCGGCCCGTGAGGCCCAGCATCTGCCGGAAGCCCGTGACTGGGCCGTCGAAGTCGCGGCGGGGCTCGACGCGGGCGTACGGGTCTCGCTGCGCCTCGACCTGTCGGCATACGAGCTCTTCGACACGGCGGATACGTACGCCGTCCACCACGAAATGGACGGCGACGGCCACGGCCACGACGCCGACAACGGCCGAAACGGCATCGACGACGACGCCTCCGCCGCGACGGCCGCGGATATCCGTCCCGGCGCTGCGCGGCACGCCGCCGCGGCCATCACCCAGGTGCACAGCCTGGCCGACCCGACCTACGTCGTCGACGCCGCCGCCCTGTGGCACGGCGGGGCCGGAGAGCCGTTCGGTCCCCGGGCCAGGATCGACGCGGTGCTCGCACTGCGCCGCGCCGCCCGCGTCTGGACGCCGCTGGAGCGGCTGCTGGACCAGCCGGCACCCGATGTGCTCGCGCTCGACGAGGACGAGCTGTACGAGCTGCTGGGCGACGCCGGAGCCCGGCTGGCGGCGGCCGGGGTGAGTGTCCACTGGCCCAGGGAGCTCGCCCGTTCCCTCACCGCCGCCGCCGTCGTGCGGCCCGCTCCCGGCTCCGCCACCGACGGCACCTCGTTCTTCGACGCCGAGCAGCTTTTCTCCTTCAACTGGCAGTTGTCGCTGGGCGACGAGCGGCTGACCGAGGCGGAGATGGACGTTCTCGCGGAGGCCCACCGGCCGGTGGTGCGGCTGCGGGACCAGTGGGTCGTCGTCGACCCCGCGCTCGTGCGCAAGGCGCGCAAGCGGGAGCTCGGGCTGCTCGGTCCGGTCGACGCCCTCGCCGTCGCGCTGACCGGCCGCGCCGAAGTCGACGGAGAACAGGTCGAAGCGGTGCCCGTCGGCGCGCTGGCCGCGCTCCGGACCCGCATCACCGCCGACGACACCACCATCGCCCCGCCGCCCGGCCTCGACGCCACGCTCCGCGACTACCAACTGCGCGGCCTGGCCTGGCTGGACCGGATGACCTCGCTCGGCCTCGGCGGCTGCCTCGCCGACGACATGGGCCTGGGCAAGACGATCACCCTCATCGCCCTGCATCTGCACCGCGCCCACCCCGCGCCCACCCTGGTGATCTGCCCCGCCTCCCTCCTCGGCAACTGGCACCGGGAGATCAACCGCTTCGCCCCCGGCGTCCCCGTGCGCCGCTTCCACGGCACCGGCCGCACACTCGCCGATCCCGACGGCGGTTTCGTCCTCACCACGTACGGCACGATGCGTTCGAGCGCGGCGCAACTCGCCGACCACAGCTGGGGACTGATCGTCGCCGACGAGGCCCAGCACGTGAAGAACCCGCACTCCTCCACGGCGAAGGCGCTGCGCACCATCCCGGCCCCGGCCAGGGTCGCCCTCACCGGCACGCCCGTGGAGAACAACCTCTCCGAGCTGTGGGCCCTCCTCGACTGGACCACTCCCGGACTGCTCGGCCCGCTCAAGGCGTTCCGGGCCCGCCACGCCCGTATCGTCGAGAACACCGGTACGGCCGCCGGGCTCGCCAACGACGAAGCGGTCGAACGGCTCTCCCGGCTGGTCCGGCCCTTTCTCCTGCGCCGCAAGAAGTCGGACCCGGGCATCGCCCCCGAGCTGCCGCCCAAGACGGAGACCGACCACCCCGTCTTCCTCACCCGCGAACAGGCCACGCTCTACGAGGCGGCGGTCCGCGAGACGATGGCGTTCATCGAGGCCTCGGAGGGCATCGCCCGGCGCGGTCTGATCATGAAACTGCTGGCCTCGCTCAAGCAGATCTGCAATCACCCCGCGCAGTATCTGAAGGAGGAGCCGACCCGCCTCACCGGCCGTTCGGGAAAGCTCGCCCTGCTCGACGAACTCCTCGACACGATCCTTGCCGAGGACGGCTCCGTCCTCATCTTCACCCAGTACGTGACGATGGCCCGGCTCCTCTCCGCCCACCTCGCCTCGCGCGCCGTCCCCTCCCAGCTCCTGCACGGCGGCACACCGATCGCCGAGCGGGAACGGATGGTGGACCGCTTCCAGTCCGGCGAGGTCCCGGTCTTCCTGCTCTCCCTCAAGGCGGCGGGCACCGGACTGAACCTCACCAGGGCCGCCCACGTCATCCACTACGACCGCTGGTGGAACCCGGCCGTCGAGGAACAGGCCACGGACCGGGCGTACCGCATCGGCCAGACACAGCCCGTGCAGGTGCACCGGCTGATCGCGGAGGGCACGGTCGAGGACCGGATCGACGAGCTCCTGCGGACCAAGCGGGTCCTGGCCGACACGGTCCTCGGCACCGGCGAGACCGCGCTGACCGAGCTCAGCGACCGCGACCTGGCCGATCTCGTCTCGCTCCGGAGGCCGCCGTCATGA
- a CDS encoding SPFH domain-containing protein — protein MVQELVIAIVTAASAGALYLSAAAKVVKQYERGVVLRLGRLRNDVRGPGFTMVIPGIDRLHKVNMQIVTMPVPAQDGITRDNVTVRVDAVIYFKVVDAANAVIQVEDYRFAVSQMAQTSLRSIIGKSDLDDLLSNREKLNQGLELMIDSPAVGWGVQIDRVEIKDVSLPETMKRSMARQAEADRERRARVINADAELQASKKLAEAAKEMSSQPAALQLRLLQTVVAVAAEKNSTLVLPFPVELLRFLERAQQPGQQTELQPRQAVRPPQRPAQAPAQPERPAQAQPERTGQAQPQPQPQPRTRAQKSQSGAPVPTPAVLAGTAHARPSRSKPFTRH, from the coding sequence ATGGTCCAGGAGCTCGTGATCGCGATAGTGACTGCGGCCTCGGCGGGTGCGCTGTACCTGTCGGCGGCGGCCAAGGTCGTCAAGCAGTACGAGCGGGGTGTCGTGCTGCGGCTCGGCAGGCTTCGTAACGATGTGCGAGGGCCCGGATTCACCATGGTGATCCCCGGCATCGACCGGCTGCACAAGGTCAATATGCAGATCGTGACGATGCCGGTGCCCGCGCAGGACGGGATCACCCGGGACAACGTGACGGTGCGGGTCGACGCTGTCATCTACTTCAAGGTGGTCGACGCGGCGAATGCGGTGATCCAGGTGGAGGACTACCGGTTCGCGGTCTCGCAGATGGCACAGACCTCACTGCGGTCGATCATCGGCAAGAGCGACCTCGACGATCTGCTGTCCAACCGCGAGAAGCTGAATCAGGGTCTTGAGCTGATGATCGACAGCCCGGCGGTCGGGTGGGGCGTGCAGATCGACCGCGTGGAGATCAAGGACGTCTCGCTGCCCGAGACGATGAAGCGCTCCATGGCCCGGCAGGCCGAGGCCGACCGTGAGCGGCGGGCCCGCGTCATCAACGCGGACGCCGAGCTTCAGGCGTCGAAAAAGCTCGCCGAGGCGGCGAAGGAGATGTCCAGCCAGCCGGCCGCGCTCCAGCTGCGCCTGCTGCAGACGGTGGTCGCGGTCGCGGCCGAGAAGAACTCCACGCTGGTGCTTCCGTTCCCGGTGGAGCTGCTCCGCTTCCTGGAGAGGGCCCAGCAGCCCGGCCAGCAGACGGAGCTGCAGCCGCGGCAGGCCGTGCGGCCGCCGCAGCGCCCCGCGCAGGCACCGGCGCAGCCCGAGCGTCCGGCCCAGGCGCAGCCCGAGCGCACCGGTCAGGCACAGCCGCAGCCGCAGCCGCAGCCACGGACGCGGGCGCAGAAGTCGCAGTCCGGGGCGCCTGTACCCACGCCCGCTGTTCTCGCGGGCACCGCACACGCGCGGCCGTCTCGTTCGAAGCCGTTCACCAGGCACTGA
- a CDS encoding ADP-ribosylglycohydrolase family protein, with translation MGLRGSCVNGTSWGDRVGRRARVRGCLLGGAIGDALGNPVEFLSLAGIRRAHGEHGVQGLVADEEGVVGRVTDDTQMTLFTAEGLIRAHSRARSKGIGGAEIGIVRNAYLRWLDTQNHPAPPARGGDNPVRTGWLRQQPWLYARRAPGNACLTGLATGHVPEPSRRLGEPGPVNTGSKGCGTVMRSAPFGLVGKDAEAGFRLAHWCAQITHGHPTGAYAAGAFAAIVAHLLEGDSMAGAVLRAMELLRRHPGHEETTAALRAAVDLAAKGEPTAEKVETLGAGWVAEEALAIAVYCALVLPGADQVAQSLLLSVNHSGDSDSTGAVCGNLLGARHGDVHLPPSWLVATEGRAVITEVADDLCVEFEHAVAWPAERYPVY, from the coding sequence ATGGGATTGAGGGGATCGTGCGTGAACGGCACATCATGGGGGGACCGCGTCGGTCGCAGGGCAAGGGTCCGGGGCTGTCTGCTGGGCGGAGCGATCGGGGACGCCCTGGGAAACCCCGTGGAGTTCCTCTCGCTCGCCGGCATTCGCCGCGCGCACGGTGAACACGGTGTGCAAGGACTTGTCGCGGACGAGGAGGGGGTCGTCGGACGTGTCACGGACGATACACAGATGACCCTGTTCACAGCAGAAGGGCTGATCAGGGCCCATTCCCGGGCGAGGTCGAAGGGCATCGGCGGTGCCGAGATCGGGATCGTGCGGAACGCCTATCTGCGCTGGCTGGACACCCAGAACCACCCCGCTCCGCCGGCCCGCGGCGGCGACAACCCGGTACGGACCGGCTGGCTCAGGCAGCAGCCCTGGCTGTACGCGCGCCGGGCCCCCGGCAACGCCTGCCTGACGGGCCTCGCGACCGGCCATGTCCCCGAACCGTCGAGGCGGCTCGGCGAGCCCGGTCCCGTCAACACCGGGTCCAAGGGGTGCGGCACGGTGATGCGGTCCGCTCCCTTCGGGCTGGTGGGGAAGGACGCCGAGGCGGGCTTCCGGCTCGCCCACTGGTGCGCGCAGATCACCCACGGCCACCCGACCGGTGCGTACGCCGCCGGTGCGTTCGCCGCGATCGTCGCCCATCTCCTGGAGGGCGACTCGATGGCGGGCGCGGTACTGCGGGCCATGGAGCTGCTCCGCCGCCACCCGGGGCACGAGGAGACGACGGCGGCCCTGCGCGCGGCCGTCGACCTGGCCGCGAAGGGCGAGCCGACCGCTGAGAAGGTGGAGACGCTGGGCGCGGGCTGGGTGGCCGAGGAGGCCCTCGCCATCGCCGTGTACTGCGCCCTGGTGCTGCCGGGCGCCGACCAGGTGGCCCAGTCGCTGCTGCTCTCCGTCAACCACTCGGGCGACAGCGACTCCACCGGTGCGGTCTGCGGCAATCTGCTCGGCGCCCGCCACGGGGACGTACACCTTCCGCCGTCCTGGCTGGTCGCGACCGAAGGACGCGCGGTGATCACGGAGGTGGCCGACGACCTGTGCGTGGAGTTCGAGCACGCGGTCGCGTGGCCGGCCGAGCGGTACCCGGTGTACTGA
- a CDS encoding DUF6343 family protein produces MRTGNEPTTARSPLRLRLGLSLWGLAWAVFGLTAFTLTGRPGWAVACGALLLLVLVDMAVIVHHIHQGPHYQPGRNIPPYEPDHGGHGRYRH; encoded by the coding sequence ATGCGTACAGGTAATGAACCGACGACTGCCCGCAGTCCTCTGCGGCTGCGGCTCGGCCTGAGTCTATGGGGGCTGGCCTGGGCCGTCTTCGGCCTGACGGCCTTCACGCTGACCGGCCGTCCGGGGTGGGCCGTCGCCTGCGGTGCGCTGCTTCTGCTGGTCCTTGTGGACATGGCGGTGATCGTCCACCACATCCACCAGGGCCCGCACTACCAACCGGGCCGCAACATTCCGCCGTACGAACCCGACCACGGCGGGCACGGCAGGTACAGGCACTGA
- a CDS encoding tetratricopeptide repeat protein: MPERTPETDVIDFRAAEHLLAARDPRGAVKLLDSVIAAHPENTAARLLRARAFFAAAQLRPAELEFELVLEREPDNAFAHFALARTFERSGRSHRAARHFRLAAALDPNPEYLKAARFRTEN; this comes from the coding sequence GTGCCCGAGAGGACCCCGGAAACCGACGTCATCGACTTCCGCGCGGCCGAACACCTGCTGGCGGCGCGCGATCCCCGGGGTGCGGTGAAGCTGCTGGACTCGGTGATCGCGGCCCATCCGGAGAACACGGCCGCCCGCCTGCTGCGGGCGCGTGCCTTCTTCGCCGCCGCCCAACTGCGTCCCGCCGAGCTCGAATTCGAACTCGTCCTGGAGCGTGAACCGGACAACGCCTTCGCGCACTTCGCGCTCGCCCGCACCTTCGAACGCTCCGGCCGTTCTCACCGGGCCGCCCGCCATTTCCGGCTGGCCGCGGCCCTCGACCCGAACCCGGAGTACCTGAAGGCGGCCCGTTTCCGTACGGAGAACTGA
- the coaE gene encoding dephospho-CoA kinase, translating into MLKVGLTGGIGAGKSEVSRMLVGYGAVLIDADRIAREVVEPGTPGLAAVVEAFGADILTADGTLDRPRLGSIVFSDADRLATLNAIVHPLVGARSAELERAAGPDSVVVHDVPLLAENGLAPLYDLVVVVDAGPQTQLDRLVRLRGMTESEARARMAAQATREQRRAVADLVIDNDGPLEELEPQVRKVWSELTKRAAAG; encoded by the coding sequence ATGCTGAAAGTGGGCCTGACCGGCGGGATCGGCGCCGGCAAGAGTGAAGTGTCCCGGATGCTCGTGGGGTACGGAGCGGTGCTGATCGACGCGGACCGCATCGCCCGGGAGGTCGTCGAGCCGGGGACCCCCGGGCTTGCGGCCGTCGTCGAGGCGTTTGGCGCGGACATCCTCACCGCGGACGGCACCCTGGACCGCCCCAGGCTCGGCTCGATCGTGTTCTCCGACGCCGACCGGCTCGCGACCCTCAACGCGATCGTCCACCCGCTGGTCGGTGCCCGTTCCGCAGAACTGGAACGGGCCGCGGGCCCCGACTCGGTCGTCGTCCACGACGTTCCCCTCCTCGCCGAGAACGGCCTAGCCCCGCTCTACGACCTGGTCGTCGTCGTGGACGCCGGTCCGCAGACGCAGCTCGACCGGCTCGTACGGCTGCGCGGAATGACCGAGTCCGAGGCCCGCGCCCGGATGGCCGCGCAGGCCACCCGGGAGCAACGGCGTGCCGTGGCCGATCTGGTCATCGACAACGACGGACCACTGGAGGAACTGGAGCCGCAGGTCCGCAAGGTCTGGTCGGAGCTGACGAAGCGGGCCGCGGCCGGCTGA
- a CDS encoding PAC2 family protein — MYEWEPKGLAVVDMALAQESAGLVMLYHFDGYIDAGETGEQIVDGLLETLPHQVVARFDHDRLVDYRARRPLLTFRRDRWAAYETPTLDVRVVQDATGAPFLLLSGPEPDVEWERFATAVEQIVERLGVRLAVNFHGIPMGVPHTRPVGVTPHGNRTDLMPGHRSPFDEAQVPGSAEALVEYRLMEAGHDVLGVAAHVPHYVARSAYPDAALTALEAITAATGLVLPTVAHALRTEAHRTQTEIDRQIDQGDEELVSLVEGLEHQYDAVAGSETRGNLVAEPVDLPSADEIGLEFERFLAEREGDI, encoded by the coding sequence TTGTACGAATGGGAGCCGAAGGGACTGGCCGTCGTCGACATGGCGCTCGCCCAGGAGTCGGCCGGCCTGGTCATGCTCTACCACTTCGACGGATACATCGACGCGGGCGAGACCGGTGAACAGATCGTCGACGGCCTACTCGAAACGCTGCCGCACCAGGTCGTCGCCCGCTTCGACCACGACCGGCTCGTCGACTATCGCGCGCGGCGCCCGCTGCTCACCTTCCGGCGTGATCGCTGGGCGGCCTACGAGACGCCGACGCTGGACGTCCGGGTCGTCCAGGACGCGACCGGGGCGCCCTTCCTGCTGCTTTCCGGGCCCGAGCCCGACGTGGAGTGGGAGCGCTTCGCCACCGCCGTCGAGCAGATCGTCGAGCGCCTCGGCGTCCGCCTCGCGGTGAACTTCCACGGCATCCCGATGGGCGTCCCGCACACCCGCCCCGTCGGCGTCACCCCGCACGGCAACCGCACGGACCTCATGCCCGGCCACCGCAGCCCGTTCGACGAGGCGCAGGTTCCCGGCTCCGCCGAGGCCCTGGTGGAGTACCGGCTGATGGAGGCCGGACACGACGTCCTCGGCGTCGCCGCCCACGTACCGCACTACGTTGCCCGCTCCGCCTACCCGGACGCGGCGCTCACCGCCCTGGAGGCGATCACGGCCGCGACGGGCCTGGTCCTGCCGACCGTCGCCCATGCGCTGCGTACGGAGGCCCACCGCACCCAGACCGAGATCGACCGGCAGATCGACCAGGGCGACGAGGAGCTCGTCTCGCTCGTCGAGGGCCTTGAGCACCAGTACGACGCGGTCGCGGGCTCCGAGACCCGGGGCAATCTGGTGGCCGAGCCGGTCGACCTGCCGTCGGCCGACGAGATCGGTCTCGAATTCGAGCGGTTCCTCGCGGAGCGCGAGGGAGACATCTGA